From Cytophagales bacterium, the proteins below share one genomic window:
- a CDS encoding nucleotide-binding protein — protein MSERDENKLLNFLDTVSTLSGDLIEHYKSLISTAVELLEQSEENLDAVVNKIAQKLGQPYEGQILNMLNSIETTVEESAPEEKLIVSEVRPFIVHGHDSAALFELKDLLQNDFGFQEPISLQQQAPGGKTLIELFEDYASKATVVFVLLTGDDPCLDESGEEILLPRQNVTFEFGYFVGALGRLSGKVIVLRKGKVKMPSDVKGWRYIDVTNGIKAAYAEIKNALTQTTIIK, from the coding sequence ATGAGTGAAAGAGATGAAAATAAGTTATTAAACTTCCTTGATACGGTAAGTACATTAAGTGGTGATTTGATCGAACACTATAAGTCTTTAATTTCTACTGCTGTAGAATTATTAGAGCAATCAGAAGAAAACTTGGATGCGGTCGTCAACAAGATTGCTCAAAAACTAGGACAACCATATGAGGGCCAAATACTCAATATGTTGAATTCTATTGAGACTACTGTGGAAGAAAGTGCTCCTGAAGAAAAACTTATTGTCTCTGAAGTCAGACCATTCATTGTGCATGGGCATGATTCTGCAGCCTTGTTTGAATTGAAGGACCTCCTTCAAAATGATTTTGGTTTTCAAGAGCCGATTTCGCTACAACAGCAGGCTCCAGGTGGCAAGACCCTAATAGAACTTTTCGAAGATTACGCATCAAAAGCGACAGTTGTTTTTGTCCTTTTGACTGGAGATGATCCATGTCTGGATGAGTCGGGTGAGGAAATACTTTTACCTCGACAGAATGTGACTTTCGAATTTGGATATTTTGTTGGAGCATTGGGACGGCTCAGTGGAAAAGTAATTGTCTTACGAAAAGGCAAGGTAAAAATGCCCTCAGATGTGAAAGGCTGGCGATACATCGATGTGACTAATGGTATAAAGGCGGCCTACGCGGAGATCAAAAATGCCCTTACGCAGACTACCATTATCAAATAG
- a CDS encoding thiamine phosphate synthase — protein MISRLHYISQDLPEKDHATLITEACEAGVRWVQLRLKDLPKKEVKAIASDVRQICNEFQATFILNDHVKIAAAVEADGVHIGKKDMPPAEAREILGEDIIIGGTANTLEDIRRLNKSGVNYIGLGPLRYTSTKAQLSPVLGIEGYRHLIGHAKSEGNKLPIIAIGSVQLKDINDLLDAGVYGIAVASLINKAEDKEAIVNNALQRLAPDIPAPQTMMNL, from the coding sequence ATGATTTCCCGGTTGCATTATATCTCACAAGACTTACCTGAAAAAGATCACGCTACATTGATCACCGAAGCATGTGAAGCTGGGGTTCGTTGGGTACAGTTGCGATTGAAAGACCTTCCCAAAAAGGAAGTGAAGGCTATTGCTTCAGATGTGCGACAGATCTGCAATGAATTTCAGGCTACTTTCATCCTAAATGACCATGTGAAAATCGCTGCGGCAGTAGAAGCCGATGGCGTTCATATTGGAAAGAAGGATATGCCACCAGCAGAAGCCCGTGAAATCCTCGGTGAGGATATAATCATAGGCGGAACAGCCAATACACTGGAAGACATCCGCAGACTTAATAAAAGCGGGGTGAATTACATTGGTCTGGGTCCTTTGCGATATACCTCCACGAAAGCGCAGTTGAGTCCGGTGTTGGGCATAGAAGGCTACCGACACCTGATCGGTCATGCCAAATCAGAAGGAAATAAGTTGCCAATTATAGCTATTGGCAGTGTTCAGCTAAAAGATATCAATGACCTGCTGGATGCCGGAGTTTATGGCATCGCTGTAGCCTCCCTGATCAATAAGGCGGAGGACAAAGAAGCAATTGTGAACAATGCCTTACAACGACTGGCTCCAGACATTCCTGCCCCTCAAACCATGATGAATTTATGA
- the thiC gene encoding phosphomethylpyrimidine synthase ThiC, whose protein sequence is MSRTDKIPAADVITRDPFPASKKVYVSGEIHDIKVAMREITLNDTKLKFNPSAPVEQNPAVTVYDTSGPYTDPNVDIDVKQGLPKLREEWIDGRGDIEKLEGITSQYGQERLNDSSLDALRFKHLAKPKKAQAGKNVTQMHYAKQGIITPEMEYIAIRENQKIEEWNHLNEQHPGENFGANTPKEKITAEFVREEVAKGRAIIPANINHPESEPMIIGRNFLVKINANIGNSAVTSSIEEEVEKAVWACHWGADTIMDLSTGKNIHETREWILRNSPVPIGTVPIYQALEKVNGKAEDLTWEIFRDTLIEQAEQGVDYFTIHAGVRLPYIPLTAKRVTGIVSRGGSIMAKWCLAHHKESFLYTHFEEICEIMKAYDVSFSLGDGLRPGSLADANDKAQFAELETLGELTKIAWKHDVQVMIEGPGHVPMHMIKENMEKQLEACDEAPFYTLGPLTTDIAPGYDHITSGIGAAMIGWYGCAMLCYVTPKEHLGLPNKKDVKDGVITYKIAAHAADLGKGHPGAQYRDNALSKARFEFRWEDQFNLSLDPDTAREFHDETLPAEGAKVAHFCSMCGPNFCSMKITQDVREYAAEKELTTDQALEEGMKQKAAEFAETGGEIYIDQ, encoded by the coding sequence ATGAGTAGAACGGACAAAATTCCAGCAGCTGATGTGATCACCCGTGATCCATTCCCGGCTTCCAAAAAAGTGTATGTCTCTGGAGAAATCCATGACATCAAAGTGGCCATGCGGGAAATCACGCTAAACGATACCAAACTCAAGTTTAATCCTTCTGCACCGGTGGAGCAAAACCCCGCTGTGACAGTATACGATACCAGTGGACCTTACACAGATCCTAATGTAGATATTGATGTGAAGCAAGGGTTACCCAAGCTACGTGAAGAATGGATTGATGGTCGTGGTGATATAGAAAAACTAGAAGGGATCACTTCTCAGTATGGCCAGGAAAGGCTCAATGATAGTTCACTGGATGCTTTGCGATTCAAACACCTGGCCAAGCCTAAAAAAGCACAAGCGGGTAAAAACGTGACGCAGATGCACTATGCCAAACAAGGCATCATTACCCCGGAGATGGAGTATATCGCGATCCGTGAGAATCAAAAAATTGAAGAATGGAATCACCTGAATGAGCAGCATCCGGGTGAAAACTTTGGGGCGAATACGCCTAAGGAGAAAATCACCGCCGAATTTGTCCGTGAAGAGGTTGCAAAAGGTCGTGCGATCATCCCAGCGAACATCAATCACCCGGAATCTGAGCCAATGATCATTGGTCGTAATTTCCTAGTGAAGATCAATGCGAACATTGGAAACTCTGCGGTTACTTCCAGCATTGAAGAGGAAGTAGAAAAAGCCGTGTGGGCGTGCCATTGGGGTGCGGATACCATCATGGACCTGTCTACTGGAAAAAATATCCACGAGACCCGTGAATGGATTTTAAGAAACAGCCCCGTACCAATCGGAACCGTGCCTATCTACCAGGCATTGGAAAAAGTTAATGGTAAGGCCGAAGACCTCACCTGGGAAATTTTCCGAGACACCTTAATTGAACAAGCTGAACAAGGCGTGGATTACTTCACGATTCATGCGGGTGTCCGTTTACCATACATTCCTTTGACGGCCAAGCGCGTAACAGGAATAGTCTCACGTGGTGGCTCCATCATGGCCAAATGGTGTCTGGCACATCACAAAGAAAGCTTCCTATATACCCATTTTGAAGAGATCTGCGAAATCATGAAGGCCTATGACGTTTCCTTTTCATTAGGAGATGGCTTGCGTCCTGGTTCTTTAGCGGATGCCAATGACAAAGCGCAGTTTGCGGAATTGGAGACTTTGGGAGAATTGACCAAGATCGCCTGGAAACACGATGTACAGGTGATGATCGAGGGTCCCGGTCACGTGCCCATGCACATGATCAAAGAAAACATGGAAAAGCAATTGGAAGCGTGTGATGAGGCACCTTTCTACACGCTCGGGCCATTGACCACTGATATTGCTCCCGGATACGATCACATCACTTCAGGAATCGGCGCCGCCATGATCGGATGGTACGGTTGTGCGATGTTGTGCTACGTGACACCAAAGGAGCACCTGGGATTACCCAATAAGAAAGATGTGAAGGATGGTGTAATTACCTACAAGATTGCGGCACATGCCGCGGACCTGGGTAAAGGACATCCTGGTGCCCAATACCGGGACAATGCGCTGAGCAAAGCTCGATTTGAATTCCGATGGGAAGATCAGTTCAACCTTTCTCTTGATCCGGATACGGCACGTGAATTCCATGATGAGACATTGCCTGCCGAGGGTGCAAAAGTGGCTCACTTCTGCAGCATGTGTGGACCAAACTTCTGCTCGATGAAAATCACTCAGGATGTGAGAGAATACGCTGCTGAGAAAGAGCTGACTACTGATCAAGCACTTGAAGAAGGAATGAAGCAAAAAGCAGCCGAATTTGCGGAAACGGGAGGTGAAATCTACATCGACCAATAA
- the thiS gene encoding sulfur carrier protein ThiS: MNIKLNDKEFSLPSENLSLGNFLKDQNQHYDTGVALAVNDQIVPRQQWEDYLLKPNDNILIITAVQGG; the protein is encoded by the coding sequence ATGAACATTAAGCTGAACGATAAGGAGTTCTCTTTGCCCTCTGAAAACTTGTCACTAGGTAATTTTCTAAAAGACCAGAATCAACATTACGATACAGGTGTTGCCCTCGCGGTTAATGATCAGATTGTACCTCGACAACAATGGGAGGACTACCTTTTAAAACCAAACGATAATATTCTCATCATCACCGCTGTTCAAGGCGGATAA
- a CDS encoding DUF255 domain-containing protein, which translates to MKILRYMLGLALMISFISADNPEKEETRAGEVEWISFEEALKRNEEEPRKILVDFYTDWCGWCKRMDRDVYSRAEISEYLNDNFYAVKFNAEKYKEDIEFHGHTFKYVPPPQGGRNGIHELAYALMNKKASYPMTVFIDEELNPLQAIPGYQKAPFFDTIIKYIGGDKYKNTPWQDFQNSYDSPLGP; encoded by the coding sequence ATGAAGATCTTGAGATACATGTTGGGTTTGGCGTTGATGATTTCCTTCATCTCGGCGGATAACCCGGAAAAAGAAGAGACCCGTGCGGGTGAGGTCGAGTGGATTTCCTTTGAGGAAGCGCTGAAAAGAAATGAAGAAGAGCCTCGTAAGATCCTGGTGGATTTCTACACAGACTGGTGTGGCTGGTGCAAACGCATGGATCGGGACGTTTATTCACGAGCCGAGATCTCGGAGTACTTGAACGACAACTTCTACGCAGTTAAGTTCAATGCAGAGAAATACAAAGAAGACATTGAATTTCATGGACATACGTTTAAATATGTTCCACCACCACAAGGAGGCAGAAATGGTATCCACGAGTTGGCTTATGCTTTGATGAATAAAAAGGCCTCTTATCCAATGACCGTATTTATTGATGAGGAATTGAACCCTCTCCAGGCCATTCCTGGCTATCAAAAAGCACCATTTTTTGATACGATCATCAAATACATTGGTGGAGATAAATATAAAAATACGCCTTGGCAAGATTTTCAGAACTCTTACGACAGTCCTCTTGGACCTTGA
- a CDS encoding alpha/beta hydrolase, whose protein sequence is MNRIIFLWLFYSISSMTNAQENIPVYLIPGQGGDGRLFNNLTLPKGFEARHVVYERPEAGMSMQDYAKQLTRQIDTTNKFILLGVSLGGMLATEMSELVDAEKVIIISSAKGRHELPGRYTFQSKVPIYKLVSPKTAKFGAKLLQPIVEPDRQKEKETFKAMLRDKDAIFLRRTIEMIMHWDRTDAPKNIIHIHGNKDHTIPIRKVDYDILVPGGSHMITLTRGEEISQLVKEVLLDKSPSS, encoded by the coding sequence ATGAATCGTATAATATTCCTCTGGTTATTTTATAGCATAAGTTCTATGACCAATGCGCAAGAAAACATACCGGTTTATTTGATCCCTGGTCAGGGCGGAGATGGTCGTTTGTTCAATAACCTGACTTTGCCTAAAGGTTTCGAGGCTCGGCACGTGGTGTATGAACGACCAGAGGCTGGGATGAGCATGCAGGATTACGCGAAACAGCTGACGCGGCAGATAGATACCACAAATAAGTTTATTCTACTAGGCGTTTCTCTTGGTGGCATGCTGGCCACAGAGATGAGCGAATTGGTGGATGCCGAAAAAGTAATCATCATTTCTAGTGCCAAAGGACGCCACGAACTTCCGGGTAGGTATACATTCCAGAGTAAGGTTCCGATTTACAAATTGGTGTCACCGAAGACTGCCAAGTTCGGAGCAAAGCTGCTACAACCCATCGTCGAACCAGACCGACAAAAAGAAAAGGAAACTTTCAAAGCGATGCTTCGGGACAAAGACGCCATTTTTCTTAGACGTACCATTGAGATGATCATGCATTGGGACCGAACTGATGCTCCTAAAAACATCATTCACATCCATGGCAATAAAGACCATACCATTCCCATTCGAAAAGTCGATTATGACATTTTGGTGCCTGGAGGTAGCCACATGATCACTCTGACGAGAGGGGAGGAGATCAGTCAATTGGTTAAAGAGGTTTTGTTAGATAAATCTCCGTCATCATGA
- a CDS encoding thiazole synthase: MNELIVGNKTFKSRLFTGTGKFSNNQLMKTALEASASELVTVALKRVEVNNKEDLLLDQLNHPRINLLPNTSGVRSAKEAVFAAQLAREALETNFIKLEIHPDPKYLMPDPVETLKATEELAKLGFVVMPYIHADPVLCKRLEEAGTAAVMPLGSPIGSNKGLKTIDFLEIIIEQAKVPVVVDAGIGAPSDAAKAMEIGADAVLVNTAIAVSENPVEMAIAFKMAVEAGRMAYEAKLASPVVHAVASSPLTSFLSE, translated from the coding sequence ATGAACGAATTAATCGTAGGTAATAAAACTTTCAAATCCCGCCTTTTCACCGGTACGGGTAAATTCAGCAACAATCAGCTGATGAAAACCGCTTTGGAAGCTTCAGCATCCGAATTGGTCACCGTTGCCCTGAAACGTGTGGAGGTCAACAACAAGGAAGACTTACTACTCGACCAATTGAACCACCCGCGGATCAATTTACTGCCCAATACTTCTGGTGTTCGCTCTGCAAAGGAGGCTGTATTTGCAGCACAATTGGCCCGGGAAGCCCTGGAAACCAATTTCATTAAACTCGAAATTCATCCAGACCCTAAGTACCTGATGCCAGATCCTGTGGAAACCTTGAAAGCGACCGAAGAATTGGCAAAACTGGGTTTTGTGGTGATGCCTTACATCCATGCAGATCCGGTATTGTGCAAAAGACTCGAAGAAGCCGGAACGGCAGCGGTCATGCCATTGGGGTCCCCTATAGGCAGCAATAAAGGCCTAAAAACGATCGATTTCCTGGAAATCATCATTGAACAAGCCAAAGTACCGGTCGTCGTAGATGCGGGCATAGGCGCGCCTTCTGATGCAGCCAAAGCCATGGAAATTGGTGCGGATGCCGTACTGGTCAATACGGCCATTGCTGTATCAGAAAATCCCGTAGAAATGGCCATTGCCTTCAAAATGGCGGTAGAAGCAGGTCGTATGGCCTATGAAGCCAAACTGGCCTCTCCGGTGGTTCATGCGGTGGCTAGTAGTCCATTAACTTCTTTTCTGAGTGAGTAG
- the thiH gene encoding 2-iminoacetate synthase ThiH has product MSSFKDIFDRHSWDLEKESIYGKTAADVERALTSPARDLEDFKALISPAATPYLEDMAQLSQQLTLQRFGNTIQLYAPFYLSNECQNICTYCGFSLDNKIRRKTLSDKEILAETAAIKAMGFQHVLLVTGEANRTVGVPYLANAIKQIRSHFANVSMEVQPLDQHEYEELIPLGLHAVLVYQETYHKADYKKHHPKGKKSNFDYRLETPDRLGKAGIHKMGLGALYGLEDWRVDSFFVALHLDYLERTYWQTKYSISFPRLRPFSGGLEPKVEMTDRDLVQLICAYRLFDQEVELSLSTRETEVFRNNVLKLGITSMSAGSKTNPGGYSVEPQSLEQFEISDERTPEEISELLLKQGYEPVWKDWDLVLE; this is encoded by the coding sequence GTGAGTAGCTTCAAGGACATATTCGATCGCCATTCCTGGGACCTGGAAAAGGAATCCATTTATGGTAAAACTGCTGCGGATGTAGAACGTGCATTGACTAGTCCCGCCCGTGATCTCGAAGATTTCAAAGCGCTGATCTCCCCAGCGGCCACTCCATACCTGGAAGACATGGCACAATTGAGTCAGCAGCTTACCCTTCAAAGGTTTGGAAATACAATCCAGTTGTATGCGCCTTTCTACTTGTCCAATGAGTGCCAGAACATTTGCACCTATTGTGGCTTTAGCCTGGACAATAAGATCCGTAGAAAGACCCTTTCTGATAAGGAAATACTGGCGGAAACAGCCGCCATCAAAGCCATGGGATTCCAACATGTACTGTTGGTCACCGGAGAAGCGAACCGTACGGTAGGCGTCCCCTACCTGGCCAATGCCATCAAACAAATCCGCTCGCATTTTGCCAATGTGAGCATGGAAGTACAGCCGTTGGATCAGCATGAATATGAGGAATTGATCCCCCTCGGATTACATGCCGTATTGGTCTATCAGGAAACTTACCACAAGGCCGATTACAAAAAGCATCATCCTAAAGGCAAGAAATCCAATTTCGATTATCGACTGGAAACCCCTGATCGTTTAGGCAAAGCTGGCATCCACAAAATGGGCCTCGGCGCTTTGTACGGCCTGGAAGACTGGCGAGTGGACAGCTTCTTCGTTGCCCTGCATTTGGATTATCTGGAACGAACCTACTGGCAGACGAAATACTCGATTTCCTTCCCCAGGTTGCGTCCCTTTTCGGGAGGTCTGGAACCGAAAGTAGAAATGACTGACCGTGACCTGGTGCAATTGATCTGTGCCTACCGCCTCTTTGACCAGGAAGTGGAGCTTTCCTTGTCTACCCGAGAAACGGAAGTTTTCAGGAATAATGTCCTTAAACTGGGCATTACCTCGATGAGTGCGGGATCCAAAACTAATCCTGGAGGCTATTCAGTAGAACCTCAATCCCTGGAACAATTTGAGATCTCCGACGAAAGAACTCCCGAAGAAATCAGCGAACTCCTGCTGAAACAAGGCTATGAACCCGTTTGGAAGGACTGGGACCTGGTGTTGGAGTAG
- a CDS encoding thiamine phosphate synthase, whose protein sequence is MKSTSTNKAFEIVVITAEGSVSEEATTCNALMEAGLRKLHVRKPHASAAQVKTLIREIDTDFRDRLIVHEHHELVEEMNLGGYHIKSTGNAPEDTHGKHVSWSFHAFEEIQACSQTLNYGFLSPIFDSLSKSDYQARFSIESLKAFLLKTPHFPIFALGGISVYNVSSTKALGFKGAAVLGSIWQQTKVSDRLTQYQKLINQA, encoded by the coding sequence GTGAAATCTACATCGACCAATAAAGCTTTCGAGATCGTGGTGATCACTGCTGAAGGATCGGTCAGCGAAGAAGCAACCACCTGCAATGCCTTAATGGAGGCAGGTCTTAGGAAGCTTCATGTACGCAAACCACATGCTTCAGCAGCACAAGTCAAAACGCTGATCCGGGAAATTGATACTGATTTCCGGGATCGGCTCATTGTACACGAACACCACGAACTAGTTGAGGAAATGAATTTGGGCGGATACCATATCAAAAGCACCGGCAACGCTCCGGAAGACACACATGGAAAACATGTTTCCTGGTCTTTTCATGCATTTGAAGAGATTCAGGCTTGTTCACAAACGCTGAATTATGGTTTCCTCAGCCCTATTTTCGACAGTTTATCAAAGTCCGATTATCAGGCCCGTTTTTCCATTGAATCCCTGAAAGCCTTCCTATTAAAGACGCCTCACTTCCCGATTTTCGCTTTAGGCGGCATATCTGTGTATAATGTATCAAGCACAAAAGCCCTTGGATTTAAAGGCGCTGCTGTACTCGGAAGTATCTGGCAACAAACTAAGGTATCTGATCGACTGACACAATATCAAAAATTAATCAATCAGGCATGA
- a CDS encoding aminotransferase class V-fold PLP-dependent enzyme: MDKRTFIKQFSALSMGAPFTLQHLDQLVATKADVTPAQLAQDETFWKTIRKGYRLKDEYINLENGYYCIQPEETLENFIQHVREVNYQGSYYMRTVQWENKKKSSEKLAAMAGCSPEELVITRNTTESLDLIIAGVPWQEGDEAVMAEQDYGAMLNQFTLMESRHGIVAKRVSLPNHPNNDEEIVDLYAAAITEKTRLLMVCHLVNITGQVLPIRKICDMAHSKGVEVMVDGAHAFAHLDFNIPDLDCDYYGTSLHKWLSVPLGAGFLYVKKGKANNITPLLAEGPRDADDITRLNHIGTHPVHTDLTILNAIDFHNKIGTKRKEARLKYLQDYWTSKVRDLPQVNVNTPKEMERHGAIGNVGIEGMEPSTLAKKLLDEHNIWTVAIKRINVEGVRVTPNVYTTTEELDAFVQALKVLSGNA, encoded by the coding sequence ATGGATAAGCGCACGTTCATCAAACAGTTTTCTGCCCTCAGCATGGGGGCACCATTCACCTTGCAGCATCTGGATCAATTAGTAGCAACCAAAGCCGATGTGACTCCCGCTCAATTGGCTCAGGATGAAACATTCTGGAAAACCATTCGAAAAGGCTATCGATTGAAAGACGAGTACATCAATCTTGAAAATGGATATTACTGCATTCAACCTGAGGAAACGTTGGAAAATTTCATCCAGCATGTTCGAGAGGTGAATTATCAGGGCTCCTATTACATGCGCACGGTCCAATGGGAAAACAAGAAGAAAAGCTCCGAAAAACTGGCCGCGATGGCTGGATGTTCGCCCGAAGAATTAGTGATCACCAGAAACACAACTGAATCTTTGGACTTGATCATTGCTGGTGTTCCCTGGCAGGAAGGAGATGAAGCGGTAATGGCAGAACAAGATTATGGTGCTATGCTCAACCAATTCACATTAATGGAAAGCAGACATGGCATCGTTGCGAAGCGGGTTTCTCTGCCTAATCACCCAAATAATGATGAAGAAATCGTCGATTTGTATGCCGCTGCCATCACTGAAAAAACCCGACTCTTAATGGTTTGCCATCTGGTGAACATCACCGGTCAGGTGCTGCCTATTCGTAAAATCTGTGACATGGCACACAGCAAGGGTGTGGAAGTCATGGTAGATGGCGCTCATGCTTTTGCTCATCTGGACTTCAATATTCCGGACCTGGATTGTGATTACTATGGAACAAGTCTGCACAAATGGCTTAGTGTTCCTCTTGGAGCTGGTTTTCTTTATGTGAAAAAGGGGAAAGCCAATAACATAACCCCACTGCTGGCCGAAGGGCCGAGGGATGCTGATGACATTACCCGTTTGAACCACATTGGTACTCATCCAGTGCATACGGATCTCACCATCCTCAATGCCATTGACTTTCACAACAAGATTGGAACGAAACGCAAGGAAGCTCGACTGAAATACCTGCAAGACTACTGGACTTCTAAAGTCCGGGACTTGCCTCAAGTAAATGTCAACACGCCAAAGGAAATGGAGCGTCATGGTGCCATTGGGAACGTAGGTATTGAAGGCATGGAGCCCTCAACATTAGCGAAGAAACTCCTCGATGAACACAACATCTGGACCGTGGCCATCAAACGCATCAATGTAGAAGGCGTTAGGGTAACACCTAATGTGTATACCACTACGGAAGAACTGGATGCATTCGTGCAGGCGCTTAAGGTATTGAGTGGAAATGCTTGA
- a CDS encoding head GIN domain-containing protein: MKKLVAYSICLFFCLTAVIAQDRDTRKLKSFSSISVGEAIDVEVKAGNEEKAIVEVDGTSPDNVLTEVFGSRLKIRMRQGNWRNVSVRVYVTYKELEEIDVSSAADLSSDGPIKSESLEIEVSSAGDVEVEVDVEELEVRVSSAGDLTIEGKAIKQYVRVSSSGDYDGYDLESEEAEVDASSSGDARVFVTKELEADASSSGSVYYRGNPTKVYADSSSGGRVRKS, from the coding sequence ATGAAAAAATTAGTTGCCTATTCAATTTGTCTTTTCTTCTGCCTGACCGCTGTGATAGCGCAGGATCGAGATACCAGAAAACTCAAGTCTTTTTCATCTATTTCAGTTGGTGAGGCCATTGATGTAGAAGTGAAAGCCGGGAATGAAGAAAAGGCCATTGTCGAAGTAGATGGTACCAGCCCAGACAATGTGTTGACGGAGGTTTTTGGCAGTCGTCTGAAGATCAGAATGCGTCAGGGCAATTGGAGAAACGTGAGTGTGCGTGTCTATGTGACTTACAAAGAGCTGGAAGAGATTGATGTGTCTTCAGCTGCAGATCTTTCTTCAGATGGACCAATTAAGTCGGAATCCCTGGAAATTGAAGTGAGCAGTGCAGGCGATGTGGAAGTAGAAGTGGATGTAGAAGAGTTGGAGGTCCGCGTCAGTAGTGCGGGTGACCTCACCATTGAAGGAAAGGCGATCAAGCAATATGTGAGAGTTAGCAGCTCAGGAGATTATGACGGTTACGATCTGGAAAGTGAAGAAGCAGAAGTAGATGCCAGCAGTTCAGGAGATGCACGCGTTTTTGTTACCAAAGAACTTGAAGCAGATGCGAGCAGCTCAGGTTCTGTTTATTACCGTGGCAATCCAACTAAAGTCTATGCGGACTCAAGTAGTGGCGGGCGCGTAAGAAAGTCTTAA
- a CDS encoding tetratricopeptide repeat protein, whose amino-acid sequence MRFLLCFSVLLFLASCLDNDDTRRDRFFLQGNDALSLKDYDKAIHYFDNAVRIDPDFSLAYNNRGVAKMNDDRAAEAILDYNEAININPRYYEAIGNRAYAYEQVNRFAPSLNDWKALIQVFPDSAFLHQSKAIVLTKSRAYGEAAQAFEEVLRLEPANDEAMVNMGTLRHYQKQDEEALEWLEKALAANADNAHAYNTRNQIQLANQDYTGAMESIIKALELEPDNPYFLNNRGKTWLEMDSLESGIADINRSILLDGTNMWAYRNKGIYNLKKGDAASAIRYLEQVRDSKNFVENIYGYLGEAYFQNGNSSKACEAWKQGVEEGDQWAEKRLVSACGN is encoded by the coding sequence ATGCGATTTCTCTTATGCTTTTCTGTGTTGTTATTCCTGGCCAGCTGCCTCGATAACGATGATACCCGACGAGACCGGTTTTTTCTTCAGGGGAACGATGCCCTTTCACTCAAAGATTATGACAAAGCGATCCATTACTTTGATAATGCGGTCCGCATTGATCCGGACTTTTCATTAGCATATAACAACCGCGGTGTGGCTAAAATGAATGATGACCGTGCTGCCGAGGCCATCCTGGACTATAACGAAGCCATCAACATCAATCCCAGGTACTACGAAGCGATCGGCAATCGTGCTTATGCCTACGAGCAAGTCAATCGATTCGCACCCTCGCTGAATGATTGGAAGGCACTAATCCAGGTCTTTCCCGATTCTGCCTTCCTGCACCAGTCCAAAGCCATCGTTTTGACCAAAAGCCGGGCTTACGGTGAAGCAGCGCAAGCCTTTGAGGAAGTACTTCGATTGGAGCCAGCCAATGATGAAGCCATGGTGAACATGGGTACCCTTCGGCACTATCAAAAGCAGGATGAAGAAGCGCTGGAATGGTTAGAAAAGGCGCTGGCAGCCAATGCGGACAATGCCCATGCTTACAATACACGCAATCAAATCCAATTGGCCAACCAAGATTATACAGGTGCAATGGAGAGCATCATCAAAGCCCTGGAACTTGAGCCAGACAATCCTTATTTTTTGAATAATCGCGGGAAGACCTGGCTTGAAATGGATTCGCTCGAATCAGGGATCGCTGACATCAATCGAAGCATTTTATTAGACGGTACCAACATGTGGGCTTACCGAAACAAGGGTATTTACAACTTGAAAAAAGGAGATGCTGCCTCAGCAATTCGATACCTGGAGCAGGTTCGAGATTCAAAAAACTTCGTAGAAAATATATACGGCTATCTCGGAGAGGCTTATTTCCAAAATGGAAACTCATCAAAAGCTTGTGAGGCCTGGAAACAAGGTGTAGAGGAAGGAGATCAATGGGCGGAGAAAAGATTGGTATCAGCTTGTGGAAACTGA